The Chitinophagales bacterium genomic sequence GAACGAATATTTTAATAAAAAAATAGAATTAAATGAATACAAAAAATAATAATATTACTACTTTTGCTGAACATCTTGACAAACAATATGGGAAAATTGGTACTGATAAAAGAACAGAGTTTGAAATTAAAGCAAAAGCATTTGCTATTGGCGAAGTAATAAAAGAAGAAAGGCGTTTAGCTAAATTAACACAAGAACAATTAGCTCAAAAAACAGGTACAAAAAAAAGTTTTATCTCTCGTATAGAAAATGGTCATAGTGATATACAGCTTTCAACTTTGTATAGACTATTAGAAATAGGTCTTGGAAAAAAAATATCATTGACAATATCATAATTATTTCAATGCTATTCTATTTTTGATGAAAATATTTTATCGCGTCGTCATTCCGTAATTTTGAGTTCCGAACATTCGGAAGAGAAATATACGGAATCTATTAATATGAAAATAGCTTCCTACTTTCGTAGGAATGACGAAAAAAGTTAGAAAAATTGTTTATGCGTACATTTTATTCATTAGACATAGCAAACATCGATTTATTCAAAGAAAAATTACTACAAATTAGTAAGCAGTTTAGTGATGTATGTATATTAGAAAGCAATAACTATCCACACTATCCATATACGCATTTTGGAAATTTTATAGCACTCGATAGCTTACAAGTTTTTTCTTGCAAAAACAAAGGTTTAGACGACTTACAACAATTCATCAATCAAACTAATGATTGGCTTTTTGGTTATATTGCCTACGATGTAAAAAACGAAATTGAACCTATTTTATCGTCTACTAATTTCGATGGCATTTCTGCAGACAACATCAACTTTTTTCAACCAAAATATTTAATTAGTATAGAAAAAGACAAAGTGCTTTGTGGTGTAATTTCAGAGTATCACTACGAAGAATTTATAGCACTTATCAATCAAAATATTTACAATGATGATACTATTGCGACTAATAAAATTGTACTTCAATCAAAAGTAGATAAACAATTATATATTAATACAATAAATACTATTAAAAAAGAAATACAAATTGGCAATATATACGAAATGAATTATTGCATGGAATGGTTTGCAGACTATATCAACATCAATCCAGAAAATATATTTAAACAACTTAACCAAATTTCACAAGCACCATTTACCGCTTATTATAAATCGAAAGAAATTTATATGTTGTGTGCAAGTCCAGAACGATTTTTAAAAAAGCACAACGACATACTCATTACACAACCAATAAAAGGTACAAGAAAACGAAGTAAAGATTTAAATGAAGATGAACAACTGAAACAAGAATTAGAACAACACAGTAAAGAAAGAGCAGAAAATATTATGATCGTCGATTTAGTACGAAATGACTTATCTAAAATTGCCAATAAAAGTACCGTTACAGTAGAAGAATTGTGTAAAATATATTCGTTTGAGCAAGTGCATCAAATGATATCTACCGTAACAGCTGAAGTAGACAATAGTGTTTCATTTACTGAAATAATAAAAGCTATGTTTCCGATGGGAAGTATGACTGGTGCTCCAAAAATTGCAGCAATGCAAATTATAGAACAATTGGAAAAAACCAAGCGAGGCATTTATTCTGGAACGATTGGTTACATTACACCAAAAGGCAATTTCGATTTTAATGTAGTAATTCGTGGTATTATTTATAACAGTAAAAATAAATATTTGTCAATTCAAACAGGCAGTGCTATAACCATAGACAGCATAGCAGAAAACGAATATGAAGAATGTCTACTTAAAGCCAAAGCAATGATGAGTGCGCTAACTGAGTAACAAGATTATTAGAGTCAAGATATTTAGATGTTAGATTTTTTAGCAGTTATTACTAATTAATAAATATTTATACAATATTAAAATCGAGTTGGGGAATTGTAATTGATTTAAATATTGATGTACTAAACAATACTATACCAAAATCTACAGATATTATATTGGTCAATAATATCTATTTAAGAATTGATGATACTATTTACAAATATCGATATCCAAATCTAGACTATATTAAAAAATCAAAAATCCTAACAATTTTCAAAATATCTCACCACTATAAAAAAAATAGTAATTTTGAAACCAATGGCAAAAAGAATTGGCTTTAAAACATCTCGCTTAGAAGAAGAAAGAAACCGAAAAGATGATGGTTTTGGTACTAATGCAACCAACAACAGAGTTAGAATGATTCGTGCTGATGGCAGTTTTAATGTGCGTCGTAAAGGGCAGTCGTTTGGTGCATGGTTTAATATTTTTCATCGACTAACAACTATGAAAGCACTTCCTTTTATAGCTATTGTTGCTTTTACCTACTTTATAGTAAATCTATTATTTGCTATGATATACTATATTATTGGTACAGAATTTCTGAATGGCATTCAATCGCAAACAAATTATATTCATCCATTTTGGAGTGCTTTTTTCTTTAGTAGCCAAACTTTAACAACAGTTGGCTACGGACATATCAGTCCAATTGGAATGATAACCAATGGTGTTGCAGCTGTAGAATCTTTACTTGGGTTGATGATGTTTGCAATTATTACAGGTTTATTATACGGAAGATTTAGCAGACCTACACCAAAAATAAAATTCAGTAACAACATTATAATTGCACCTTATTTAGATATTAATGGTTTGATGTTTCGATTAATCAACGAACGCAACAATCAACTAATTAATGTAAAAGCAGATGTTTCACTTTCTAGAAATGAAGTAGATAGCAATGGAAAAACGAGTAGAAAATACTACAATTTATCATTAGAACGAGAACTCATTAAATTTTTTGCTACGAGTTGGACAGTAGTACATCCAATAACAGAAGACAGTCCATTGTATCAAGCAACACCAAAAAGCATTGCCGAATCAGATACAGAGATTCTTATTGCTATTGAAGGCATCAACGATACTTATGCAGATCCTGTACATGTAAGAATGTCGTATTTGTATAAAGAGTTTTTATGGAGCAAAAAGTTTGTTCCTATTTTATCAGACGAAGACAATACTTACATTGTAGACATCAACAAAATAGACGACATGATAGATGCACCATTAAATAGTTATTGATGTAATACTTTCACGAGGTGATGTTTCATTACAGTATAATAATAAATAGATGCTGAAACGAGTTCAGTATGGCAGTCAAATGACTAGCATCTAACTTAAAAAAGTCCAGTAAAAACTAGCAATACTTTGCTCAATACTAAAAATTACAAGTAATCTTACGACTTAAAACGCTGTTGCTATTCCATATTCTTAATAATGGCATCGCCAAACTCAGAACATTTTAATAGTGTAGCATTGTCCATTAGTCGTTCAAAATCGTAAGTAACTGTTTTTGCTTCTATCGATTTTTCTATACCTTTTGTAATGAGTTTTCCTGCTTCTTGCCAGCCCATATAATCTAGCATCATTACACCAGACAATATTACAGAACTTGGATTTACTTTATCTAAGTTAGCATATTTTGGTGCAGTACCATGCGTAGCTTCGAAAATTGCCATTCCAGTAATATAATTAATATTAGCACCAGGAGCAATACCAATACCTCCAACTAAAGCAGCTAAAGCATCAGAAATATAATCGCCATTTAAGTTAAGTGTAGCAATTACATCATATTCGCTTGGTCTTAATATAATTTGTTGTAAGAAATTATCTGCAATAGCATCTTTTACTAGAATTTTGCCTTCGCTCATTGCTTTTTTCTGAGCATCATTAGCTGCATCAATACCATCTTCTGCTAAAATTTCATCGTATTGAGCCCAAGTAAATACTTTATCGCCAAACTCTCTTGCAGCTAATTGATAACCCCATTCTTTAAATTTACCTTCTGTAAACTTCATGATATTACCTTTGTGAACTAGTGTAACACTTTTTCTGCCTTGAGCAATAGCATATTCAATAGCAGCTCTAATTAATCTTTCAGAACCTTCTAAAGAAACAGGTTTTATACCAATAGATGATGTTTCTGGAAATCTAATTTTATCAGAAACACCCATATCGTTAATGATGAATTCTACAATTTTTTTTGCATCAGCAGTTCCTTGTAGCCATTCAATACCAGCATAAATATCTTCGGTATTTTCTCTAAAAATAACCATATCTACTTGTTCTGGCACTTTAAAGTTAGATGGAACACCATTAAAATATCTCACAGGACGAACACAAGCATACAAATCTAATAACTGACGCAAAGCCACATTCAAAGAACGAATTCCTCCACCAACTGGCGTAGTTAAAGGTCCTTTTATTGCTACTAAATGTTCTTTTATTGCTACCAAAGTTTCTTCAGGCAACCATTCTCCAGTTTGCTTATACGCTTTTTCTCCAGTTAAAACTTCTTTCCATTCAATTTTTCTTTCGCCACCATACGCTTTTTCTACTGCTGCATCAAATACTTTTACCGATGCACTCCAAATATCTGGACCAATACCATCACCTTCTATAAATGGAATAATAGGATTGTTCGGAACTTGAAGTTGTCCATTCTGCATGCTAATTTTCTCTGCCATATAAATATATTTTATTTGTTAATACTAAAAATCGAAAATCTGTACAAAGATACACATTCTCTAATGTATTAACACAAAGTTTACAAAAAATGTTCCGTTAAAAATTATTATTTACCCAATGCAGCTAATTGCTTTATGTTTTCTAGCACTATAACAATGTCTTGTTTTATTTTTTCAACATCAGGTAAATTGTATTGTCTGCTTACTTCGTCGTATTTAAACCTTACATTTTGTTGTAGCTGTTCTACTTCTGTTTGTATTTTATAAGAAATATCGGTAACAATTCGCCTTCCTTCTTCTTGAGTATAATCGTTATTCTGAATTAAATCTTCAGTCAATTCTTTTAACTTATCTTGTAGTAACGACAAAGCACCGACTACATTATACAATTGATTTTCAAATTTACTCATACTTCAAAGATAAATGCTATTCATTAAATTGGCATTAAGTGAATGATAAAAAACAAAAAAAAGATATAATAGGTACAATTTTGTATCTTTGAATTTATGTCTGTAAACAAACGATGGATTTACTTAGAAGCTGATGAAAATAAAGTGGCACACTTACAGGAAGTACTAAAAATTAATCCAATTTTATGTAAATTATTGGTTTTAAGAGGAATAACTACTTTTGAAGAAGCAGAAAACTTTTTCAGACCAAAACTAGAACAATTACACAATCCATTCTTAATGAAAGATATGGATAAAGCGATAGATAGAATTGAAAAAGCAATGACTAATAATGAGAAAGTTCTTATTTATGGCGATTATGATGTAGATGGCACAACTTCTGTTGCTTTAGTATATTCTTATTTTATTAATACATATACTAATTTAGAATATTATATTCCTGATAGATATACAGAAGGTTATGGAATTTCCTTGCAAGGAATTGATTACGCAGCTGAGAATAATTTCTCATTGATTATTGCATTGGATTGTGGCATTAAAGCAAGGGAACAAGTAGATTATGCTAAAAGCAAAAACATAGATTTTATTATTTGTGACCATCACTTACCAGACGAAACTTTACCTAATGCAGTAGCTATTTTAAATCCTAAGCAAAAAGACTGTACTTATCCTTATAAAGATTTAAGTGGTTGTGGTATTGGTTTTAAACTAGCACAAGCATACGCAGAAAAACATCAGTTAGATAAAACCAATTTGAATAATCAATTAGATTTAGTCGCAACAAGTATTGCTTCTGATTTAGTACCTATTACTGGCGAAAATAGAATTTTAGCAAAATTTGGTGTAGAACAAGTCAATAAAGCACCAAGAGCAGGAATTAAAGCTTTACTAAAAGAGTTAAAACTCAACAGAAAACTAGAAATTTCTGATTTGGTATTTATTATTGGTCCTAGAATAAATGCTGCTGGAAGAATTGCTCATGGTTCGGAAGCAGTTGAACTGTTAATAGCCAAAAATTTGACAGAAGCGTTTACCAAAATAAAAAAAGTACAACAAAACAATGACAATAGAAAAGAAATGGACAAATCTATTACAGATGAAGCATTTGCCATTCTAAAAAACAACGACACTTATAAAAACAGAAAATCTACGGTATTATATCAAGAGCATTGGCACAAAGGCGTTATTGGTATTGTAGCATCAAGGTTGATAGAAAAATACCATAAGCCAACTGTAATTTTAGCAGCATCAAACGGAAAAGCAGTTGGTAGTGCTAGGTCAGTTCCTGGTTTTGATTTACATGATGCTATTGAACAATGTGCCGACTTGCTAGAAAAATTTGGTGGACATAAATACGCTGCTGGTTTAACTATCGAAATTGAAAATATTCCTGCTTTTATAGAAAAGTTTGAAAATATTGTTGCTAGTAATATCAAAGATGAAATGCTCATCACGCCAATAGAAATTGATGCCGAAATAGAACTGTCAGACATCAACGAAAAGTTTTTTAATATTATACAACAAATGGCTCCTTTTGGACCACAAAATATGCAACCTACCTTTGTTACTAAAAATGTATACGATACAGGTTTTAGCAAAATCGTAAAAAAAGAACATTTAAAAATAAGTATTATGAAAGATGCCGATAATCCTATTAATGGCATAGGTTTTGGTATGGCATACTTATATAAAAATATAATTCAACAAAAAGATACTTTTGATATTTGCTATCACTTGTGTAAGAATAGTTGGAACGGACAAGAAAAAATAGAATTACGCATAAAAGATATTCAGTAGTGAAATTAATTGCATCACATTTAGTAAAAATATACAATAGCAGAAAAGTAGTTAATGATGTTTCTCTAGAAGTCAATCAAGGAGAAATTGTAGGATTACTAGGGCCAAATGGTGCAGGAAAAACCACTTCTTTTTATATGACAACAGGTTTAGTAAAACCAGATAGTGGCAAAGTATATCTAAACGAACAAGATATTTCTACTATGGCAATGTATAAAAGAGCTAAATTAGGTATTGGTTATTTACCACAAGAAAACTCAGTATTTCGTTCACTTTCTGTCGAAGACAATATAAAAGCTATTTTAGAATTTAGACCAATAAGCAAGCAAGCACAAAAAGATAAACTAGAAGATTTATTAAATGAATTTGGCTTAACACACATTAGAAAAACCAAAGGCAAATTACTTTCTGGTGGTGAAAGACGAAGAACAGAAATTGCAAGAGCATTAGCTTCCGATCCAAAATTTATTTTGTTAGATGAACCTTTCGCAGGAATTGATCCAATTGCAGTAGAAGACATACAATACATTGTAGCCAAACTAAAGTTTAAAAATATTGGTATACTAATTACCGACCATAATGTACAAGAAACACTGTCTATTACAGATAGAGCATATTTAATGTTTGAAGGAAAATTACTAAAACAAGGCACAGCAGAAGAGCTTGCTAGCGATGAACAAGTTAAAAAAGTATATTTAGGAGAACAGTTTGAACTCAAACGAAAACAAATTAATCTAGACAACAGATAAACTTTTTTAGAAACGACTTTCAATAAATTTAGAGCTAAACAATGCAAAAGAATAAAGCTGTTTAGAATACTATTTTAGTATAAATACAAGAATAGCATACACTACAAAATAGTTAATAACACTTGTTTTTAAGTTTTTGGTTTGATTTTTGACAATATCAATTCTAAAAACAGATATTTGCAGCATGAAAAATATATTTTTGATTGGACTTGTGCTTTTTACATCACTATTTGCTAAAGCACAAAACATAGATGGAAAATGGAGAGGCACATTCATAATGTATGTTCATAATGTATTTGAAGTAGAAATGGATTTAAAGAAACTACCTGGCGATATTTTTTCTGCTCAACTAAAAATTACCGATGGTACATATAAAGGCACTTATCAAATAAGTGGAAATATTTGCAACGGAAAGAACCTAGAAATTACTGCCATTATTCTATTAAAAGAAAGTGGTGGTTCAAATTGGATTGATTGTTTAAATGGTACTTGGGATTTAAGCGACGACCAAAATGTATTGTCCTTTGTAGATAACTGGAAAACTGCCAACAACGGAAACTATAGCAAATGTAAAATTCGTTTTGTACAAAGCGATATGTTTCAGTGTTTGCGTTCTGCCTACTTATATAAAGTAAACTACGAGCAACAAATTAATGCATTCGACAATCTTTGGAATAAATATGAAAAACTAGCCAAAGAAAAACCAGAAAAAGTAAAAGAAACTTATATTGTAGAAAAAACAGAAGCTAAAAAACCAGTTATTGCTACATATAAAGATGTAGCCAATAGAACTGTAGAAGCCAAAAATTCTATAGAAGTTACTAGTAAAACTATTACAATTGAATATTGGGATAGATTTAATGTCGATGGCGATTCAATTTCGCTATACTTAAATGATGTGCCAATTTTAGAAGAAGTAGAATTAAGAAAAACAAAAAATAGTATTACTGTTGATTTACAAGATGGCGAAAACTTCTTGATTTTACATGCATTAAACTTAGGAACAGAACCACCCAATACAGCATCAATTACTATTAAAGATGGAAAAAAAATACAAAATGTAATGCTTTATTCTGATATGCAAAAAAGTGGTGCATTAAAAATAACACTCAAAAAGTAGCTTTGCTAAAATAAACTTAAACTAGAACATTGGCATTTTCAATAAAATATTGTATCTTTGTGGCTCAAATTTTTAAAAGATGAAAAAAGACATACATCCTAAAGAATATAGAACAGTAGTATTTAAAGATTTTTCTTGCGATTATACTTTTTTAGGCAAATCATGTGCTGCAACTAAAGATACGATTACTTGGGAAGACGGTAACGAATATCCACTAGTAAAATTAGAAATCTCTAATATGTCACATCCATATTATACAGGAAAAATGAAATTTGTTGATACTGCTGGTAGAATTGACAAATTCAATAAAAAATACGCTAAGAAAAAATAATTTTCGTCTAGCAAAGTATAAGTCCCAATTTTTGTTGGGACTTTTTTTATTTTTACACCATGCAATTCCAAAACATCGTTTTATTTGATGCTCATCAATGGCAACAAATGCTTCCACTTTCGTTCATGCGTTCTGTAGCCGATTGCAGAATTGGCATCTTAACCATTAAAGAAAAATATGAACATTACTTCAAACAAGACATTGGTATACTTACGCAAAACTATCTTCAAGCAAAATATAAATTAGAAGAAAAATCAAGTACTACAATATATATTAACAGTGCAATAGTTCCAAATTTAGATTACTTACAACAGCTAGAAACCATACAAAAAAACATAGTGTATGTTAAT encodes the following:
- a CDS encoding helix-turn-helix transcriptional regulator, with amino-acid sequence MNTKNNNITTFAEHLDKQYGKIGTDKRTEFEIKAKAFAIGEVIKEERRLAKLTQEQLAQKTGTKKSFISRIENGHSDIQLSTLYRLLEIGLGKKISLTIS
- a CDS encoding anthranilate synthase component I family protein, giving the protein MRTFYSLDIANIDLFKEKLLQISKQFSDVCILESNNYPHYPYTHFGNFIALDSLQVFSCKNKGLDDLQQFINQTNDWLFGYIAYDVKNEIEPILSSTNFDGISADNINFFQPKYLISIEKDKVLCGVISEYHYEEFIALINQNIYNDDTIATNKIVLQSKVDKQLYINTINTIKKEIQIGNIYEMNYCMEWFADYININPENIFKQLNQISQAPFTAYYKSKEIYMLCASPERFLKKHNDILITQPIKGTRKRSKDLNEDEQLKQELEQHSKERAENIMIVDLVRNDLSKIANKSTVTVEELCKIYSFEQVHQMISTVTAEVDNSVSFTEIIKAMFPMGSMTGAPKIAAMQIIEQLEKTKRGIYSGTIGYITPKGNFDFNVVIRGIIYNSKNKYLSIQTGSAITIDSIAENEYEECLLKAKAMMSALTE
- a CDS encoding potassium transporter, whose amino-acid sequence is MGFKTSRLEEERNRKDDGFGTNATNNRVRMIRADGSFNVRRKGQSFGAWFNIFHRLTTMKALPFIAIVAFTYFIVNLLFAMIYYIIGTEFLNGIQSQTNYIHPFWSAFFFSSQTLTTVGYGHISPIGMITNGVAAVESLLGLMMFAIITGLLYGRFSRPTPKIKFSNNIIIAPYLDINGLMFRLINERNNQLINVKADVSLSRNEVDSNGKTSRKYYNLSLERELIKFFATSWTVVHPITEDSPLYQATPKSIAESDTEILIAIEGINDTYADPVHVRMSYLYKEFLWSKKFVPILSDEDNTYIVDINKIDDMIDAPLNSY
- the icd gene encoding NADP-dependent isocitrate dehydrogenase, giving the protein MAEKISMQNGQLQVPNNPIIPFIEGDGIGPDIWSASVKVFDAAVEKAYGGERKIEWKEVLTGEKAYKQTGEWLPEETLVAIKEHLVAIKGPLTTPVGGGIRSLNVALRQLLDLYACVRPVRYFNGVPSNFKVPEQVDMVIFRENTEDIYAGIEWLQGTADAKKIVEFIINDMGVSDKIRFPETSSIGIKPVSLEGSERLIRAAIEYAIAQGRKSVTLVHKGNIMKFTEGKFKEWGYQLAAREFGDKVFTWAQYDEILAEDGIDAANDAQKKAMSEGKILVKDAIADNFLQQIILRPSEYDVIATLNLNGDYISDALAALVGGIGIAPGANINYITGMAIFEATHGTAPKYANLDKVNPSSVILSGVMMLDYMGWQEAGKLITKGIEKSIEAKTVTYDFERLMDNATLLKCSEFGDAIIKNME
- the recJ gene encoding single-stranded-DNA-specific exonuclease RecJ; protein product: MSVNKRWIYLEADENKVAHLQEVLKINPILCKLLVLRGITTFEEAENFFRPKLEQLHNPFLMKDMDKAIDRIEKAMTNNEKVLIYGDYDVDGTTSVALVYSYFINTYTNLEYYIPDRYTEGYGISLQGIDYAAENNFSLIIALDCGIKAREQVDYAKSKNIDFIICDHHLPDETLPNAVAILNPKQKDCTYPYKDLSGCGIGFKLAQAYAEKHQLDKTNLNNQLDLVATSIASDLVPITGENRILAKFGVEQVNKAPRAGIKALLKELKLNRKLEISDLVFIIGPRINAAGRIAHGSEAVELLIAKNLTEAFTKIKKVQQNNDNRKEMDKSITDEAFAILKNNDTYKNRKSTVLYQEHWHKGVIGIVASRLIEKYHKPTVILAASNGKAVGSARSVPGFDLHDAIEQCADLLEKFGGHKYAAGLTIEIENIPAFIEKFENIVASNIKDEMLITPIEIDAEIELSDINEKFFNIIQQMAPFGPQNMQPTFVTKNVYDTGFSKIVKKEHLKISIMKDADNPINGIGFGMAYLYKNIIQQKDTFDICYHLCKNSWNGQEKIELRIKDIQ
- the lptB gene encoding LPS export ABC transporter ATP-binding protein, yielding MKLIASHLVKIYNSRKVVNDVSLEVNQGEIVGLLGPNGAGKTTSFYMTTGLVKPDSGKVYLNEQDISTMAMYKRAKLGIGYLPQENSVFRSLSVEDNIKAILEFRPISKQAQKDKLEDLLNEFGLTHIRKTKGKLLSGGERRRTEIARALASDPKFILLDEPFAGIDPIAVEDIQYIVAKLKFKNIGILITDHNVQETLSITDRAYLMFEGKLLKQGTAEELASDEQVKKVYLGEQFELKRKQINLDNR
- a CDS encoding type B 50S ribosomal protein L31 — encoded protein: MKKDIHPKEYRTVVFKDFSCDYTFLGKSCAATKDTITWEDGNEYPLVKLEISNMSHPYYTGKMKFVDTAGRIDKFNKKYAKKK